TCGAGCGGACACCGCGCGCGTGGAGGGCGTCCAGAAGGGCGGGGACGGAGAGACCGCGCTCGGCCCTGGGGAGCCGTACGACGTCCGGGAGGGTGGTCCCGGCGTCCTCGGCGACGGCGATCAGGGTGGGGGCGGCCTCGTCGAGGACCCGGGCGCCGGGCTTGACTGCCGTCGCCTCGGTGTCGACGACGACCCGCAGCGGCTGTACGGCGCCCTCGATGCCGCGCACGGCCAGGTGGGGGTCGTCGGTACGGGCGGTGCCGGAGCCGACGACGACGGCGTCGGCCTCGGCGCGCAGCCGGTGGACGTCGGCGCGGGACTCGGCGGAGCTGATCCAGCGGGAGGTGCCGTCGGCGGCGGCGATCCGGCCGTCGAGGGTGGCGGCGTACTTCCAGCGGACGAAGGGGCGGCCGCGGCGCACGGAGGTGAGCCAGGCGAGGTTGCCGGCCTCGGCCTCGTCCTCCAGGAGGCCCTGCCCGACCTCGATCCCGGCGGCGCGGAGGGTGTCGGCACCGCCCGTGGCCTGCGGGTTCGGGTCGGCGACGGCGTACACGACCCGGCTGATCCCGGCCTCGATCAGGGCCTGGGCGCAGGGGCCGGTGCGGCCGGTGTGGTTGCAGGGTTCGAGGGTGACGTAGGCCGTGCCGCCGCGGGCCAGGACGCCGGCCGCGCGCAGGGCGTGGACCTCGGCGTGGGGGCCGCCGGCGCGCTGGTGGAAGCCTTCGCCCACCTGGTGTCCGGAGGCGTCGGTGATGACGCACCCGACGACCGGGTTGGGGCTGGTGGCGCCGAGTCCGCGTGCGGCGAGCTCGACGGCGCGTCGCATGGCGGTGATGTCGGCCTGCTGGGCCACCGGGTCCTCCTGCCTCTTCGGGCACGGACTCCGGGGCCTGTCGATGACGACAGAGAGCGGGATGGACGCCTCGCGCAGGGTGCGCCGGAAGGCCGCGTCCTCCGGGTGCGCCGGTCGGAAGACGACACGGCGACCAGCGGACGTACGGCCGGCACACCCCTGGAAGGGGTCACCCGCCGCGCACTGCCTCCCATCCGGACTTTCACCGTCGGTCCAGGAATTTCACCTGGTCAACCGGCCGCTGGCTTGCGGACGGGTCGCGGACTATACCGCCGGTTCGGAATTACACCGACCCCGGAGTGCGCTGCTGCTGATACAGGGCCAGTGTGCCACGCCCCGCGTGAGGCGATAGCCCCGAACCCTGTGGGCTGGCTCACAGACTCCCACAGGATTCTTCTTTGGTCCAGACCTATTGACGCACTGGTCTAGTCCTCTTAATCTCCGTGTCACCTCCGAGGTAACGGCCCGTCGGCGTGCGCACTCCACGGGCCCAACACGACCCACCCCCTTGTTCGTTGTGTTCCGCAGACCTCCCTTGGAGGAACCGATCGTGCTGTCCCCCACGGCAAAGAGAGCCTCGCTGCTCGCGTCCGGCGCGGCCGTCGCCGGGCTCCTGCTCAGCTCGCTCTCCGGCGGCGTCTCGTACGCCGCCGACAACGAGTCCTGTCGCCCCGACGGGCTCTACAAGACCCCCGGCGTCGACGTCCCGTACTGCTCGGTCTACGACACCGAGGGCCGCGAGAAGATGGGCGCGGACCACCAGCGCCGGGTCATCGGCTACTTCACCGGCTGGCGCACCGGCAAGAACGGCCAGCCCGCGTACCTGGCCAAGGACATCCCGTGGGACAAGATCACCCACATCAACTACGCCTTCGGTCACATCGGCGGCGACAACAAGCTCTCCGTGGGCACGGACGGCCCCGACAACGCCGCCACCGGGATGACCTGGCCCGGTGTCGCGGGCGCCGAGATGGACCCCGCGTACGCGTACAAGGGCCACTTCAACCTGCTCAACAAGTTCAAGAAGCAGCACCCGAACGTCAAGACGCTGATCTCGGTCGGCGGCTGGGCGGAGACCGGCGGCTACTTCGCGGACAACGGCGACCGGGTGAACTCCGGCGGCTTCTACGCGATGGCCA
This is a stretch of genomic DNA from Streptomyces sp. R44. It encodes these proteins:
- the ribD gene encoding bifunctional diaminohydroxyphosphoribosylaminopyrimidine deaminase/5-amino-6-(5-phosphoribosylamino)uracil reductase RibD, yielding MAQQADITAMRRAVELAARGLGATSPNPVVGCVITDASGHQVGEGFHQRAGGPHAEVHALRAAGVLARGGTAYVTLEPCNHTGRTGPCAQALIEAGISRVVYAVADPNPQATGGADTLRAAGIEVGQGLLEDEAEAGNLAWLTSVRRGRPFVRWKYAATLDGRIAAADGTSRWISSAESRADVHRLRAEADAVVVGSGTARTDDPHLAVRGIEGAVQPLRVVVDTEATAVKPGARVLDEAAPTLIAVAEDAGTTLPDVVRLPRAERGLSVPALLDALHARGVRSILLEGGPTLAGAFIAAGAVDQVVGYLAPVLLGAGPAALADAGITTITEALRLDITETARVGTDLRITATLKGA